The window aaatggttagtaaACTTATAACCAGCATCAAATgaggattttacgaattttggaagatactctacttaataattaccaagaaataattaatttttgacataagtaggcatcatccccattcaTTGTTATCGTATACTCTGAGCATGGGTTCTCTCCATCACCTGCTGCGTTCAGCATTGGATATCTAAGCAACCTGAATTAAATAATCTTCCTACTGGTTTTTCGtcgttctaattttttttttactagaaaCAATACTCGTAAAACGTGGGAATACAGTAGAACTCCAATTATCCGAATTAATGGGGACCGGGACCCATTCGGATAATCAAATATTCGGATaatcggattttttttaaaaaaattgccattGGAGAGAATAAAAGCTACGTTTTGATAttgcactatttttttattgaattaaatgaaagaaacatgaaattttcacatgttttaaatataaataaaatgtacttatgtacaagtttagaaataaaaatcattgttttttaaacATCTCCGTTAATGTAAGCTGTTTTGCGGTCTTCAACCGTTTTCGGGCAGCCAGGTCACGCATTCGCTTGACGGTAAGCAGTTGCAAGTGGTCACACTCGGGCTGACGCTCCATCCACTTCAAAGCAGTCTCGAGGCCGGCAAATGCTTCACTAGCTGATGGTCCAGCGTCTACTTCAACATCAGCAGAAAGTTCTTCTTCCACTTCAACATCTTCTCTCACACTTACAACAATTTCATCGTCATTGAGAATTTGAAAACCAGGGTCAGACGTGTCACAAGCCATCCACTCTCCTACATCTTCAGCACTTACTTCTGTACAACCAGGAATTTTTACAATCATTTTTCTTATTTCCTCTAGTGACAAcgcatcttcatcatcatcatcctctcCATATTCTTGTTTCTCATTTTCTtcagattctttttttttgttcttctcAGACGGTAGGCCTTTCAGTTTATTCCACGCACGTCTTAGCGTCACTGCCGTAACCAAACTCCAAGCTTCCGCTACCATGTAACAGCAGtcctttaaatttattttgctaTGATTTGCCAAAACCAATTCTTCATCTTCAGCACCTTCGATCAGCAGTTTTCTCAGCAGTTGCCTTCTGTAATGGCGCTTCATTGTTTCAATAACAGACTGGTCCATGGGTTGCAGCAAACTTGTAACATTGGGAGGCAAAAACGTCGTTTTAAACTGCCCATTCTCTCTTTCCAACAGTTCTGCTGTAGGATGAGTGGGTGCGTTATCAACAATTAAAAGCACCTTACTGCCTTCTTTTCCCACCGATTTTTGGTGCTTTTTCACTTCAGGAATAAACACTTCATCATACCATTCGGTAAACAAAGCTGCAGTCATCCAGGCCTTGGGTTGACTTTTGTAGAAGAGTGgaagtttttttacgtttttaaatgCTCTTGGATTTCTTGACTTTCCTATCAAAAGAAGTGGCAGTTTATGATTTCCAGTGGAGTTGGCACAGTTAAGCACTGTAACACGTTCTTTACTGACCTTATGTCCAGGGGCACTAGATTCCCTTTTAGAAGCCAAAGTGGTTTTTGGTAATGCTTTCCAAACAAGGCCAGTTTCATCGGCATTATAAACAAACTCCGGATCATAGGATTCTGAtgcagttttaaatttttcaataaaattttcagcAGCTGCAGAGTCTGCTGAAAGCTTCTCACCAGCCAAATCTAACTCGCGTACACCATGCCTGAATTTAAAATTCCTTAGCCAGCCGTTACTAGCCTTAAAAGATGAATAACCAAGCTTTTCTGCTAAGATTTTGGCTTTTTCACAAAGGATTGGACCTGAAATCGGATTTCCCATAGAACGTTGCTGCAAAAACCATTTAAACACGGCATCTTCCAAATTTTTGTTGGTTGCTGACTTCATTGTTTTCCTGGAGGAACTTCCATCTTCATTTTCAAGCACCGAAACAAAGTTTAAAAGTGTTGACTTACTGTTTTTAATGTCAGAAATTGTTGCTTGTCCAACATCATAAATCTCAGACAACTTCTTACCCGTTACACCTTTATCGAGTTGCTCTATAATTTTCAGTTTGTCCGCTAACGATAGCACAACACGTTTTCTTTTCGAAGCCATGGTATAAAAACAATACAGTATTGTACACGCACAAACAAAAGTAAGCCGTAGCGAAAGAGTAGCGTCCTGGAGCAAGGTCAATAGCACACTGGCTAATCAAAACAAACAATGACAGGTGCGCCGTGACTGCAATGCGCCGGAACTTGTCTTAACTTGCCGCCGTGCCTACACCGACCTCGCGGGGGGAAGTCAGTGTAGGCACAACGGCAAGTTAAGACAAGTCAAGTCAAGACTTGACGCGCAAACACTGGCTTCGCGGGGGGAAGAATAATAGCGCACTTAGACTTTTTTTGGACAATTTTTTGTGATTCGGATAATCGGCGATTCGGATAGTCGGAGTTCGGATAATTGGAGTTCTACTGTATATTATAGCGTTTTATTGATATGCAAATAAGATCGTAACTGTTTGCTAGTTTACTTTATGGTTCACTATCTCACTTTAATAtactattttatttctattttattattttcatatctaTTCATTTGGGCCATCGAGGACCATTCCGACATGTTTCACACGACATGAATTATGATGTTATTGCTATTATTCGCTAAtaagttaatattattgttaagtGGAAGggaagtaaagattttttaaatgaaaaaaaaggaAGACATTTTTAAACATATTGACTTTACgcttttccctccaactaagttaTCTACTTGTTGTATGTACACCGCACacgcagtgatagcctagtggtcaaaACACGTCGGGCTCTTATTCGGATGGCCAGGGGTTCGATCCGAATGCGTACCCCATGTTAACGGTGAAGGGTGTGACGGCGTTGGCCGTCACAGGTAGGATAAGTGAATAAAAGTCTCGGGTGTGGATCGATTAAAGCCTTTAATTTCTCTTTTCCACCGCGCACACCCTATAGTTTGAGGTAGTTATGGTAGACGGCACTGGCCTGCTCAAGATGGTAGGTAGCTCTATAGCCCTCCGGGGTCCCGCCAGGCTGGTGAGCAGCAGCGTCCACCACTGGAGTCCCGCGCCGCGCTGAGGACGAGCCCGTCACGTCTGCGAAAAAGGAAGGTCTCGCCGCTTCGATTCTAGCACT of the Maniola jurtina chromosome 16, ilManJurt1.1, whole genome shotgun sequence genome contains:
- the LOC123873444 gene encoding jerky protein homolog-like; this encodes MASKRKRVVLSLADKLKIIEQLDKGVTGKKLSEIYDVGQATISDIKNSKSTLLNFVSVLENEDGSSSRKTMKSATNKNLEDAVFKWFLQQRSMGNPISGPILCEKAKILAEKLGYSSFKASNGWLRNFKFRHGVRELDLAGEKLSADSAAAENFIEKFKTASESYDPEFVYNADETGLVWKALPKTTLASKRESSAPGHKVSKERVTVLNCANSTGNHKLPLLLIGKSRNPRAFKNVKKLPLFYKSQPKAWMTAALFTEWYDEVFIPEVKKHQKSVGKEGSKVLLIVDNAPTHPTAELLERENGQFKTTFLPPNVTSLLQPMDQSVIETMKRHYRRQLLRKLLIEGAEDEELVLANHSKINLKDCCYMVAEAWSLVTAVTLRRAWNKLKGLPSEKNKKKESEENEKQEYGEDDDDEDALSLEEIRKMIVKIPGCTEVSAEDVGEWMACDTSDPGFQILNDDEIVVSVREDVEVEEELSADVEVDAGPSASEAFAGLETALKWMERQPECDHLQLLTVKRMRDLAARKRLKTAKQLTLTEMFKKQ